The following proteins are encoded in a genomic region of Microbacterium sp. NC79:
- a CDS encoding ATP-dependent DNA helicase has translation MTTTWTGPLSLSAATIAQALGLPIPTPDQQRVIEAPPTPALVVAGAGSGKTETMSARVVWLVANGHVQRDEILGLTFTRKAAGELAERIMARLARIDEFKRRGLLAHLPEIVELRFLDHVEQRDFTRALDSLADRYQTGYGPANSDISDDMLLRPRVATYNSFADSIVRENAARIGRDSEAALLSTAGSWLLARSVVVRSSDARLAEADRAFSTIVNTVQKLAGDALDHRADLTAVAKYSEATAEALRPIITAKTSDPAKGIEALSAMPLLARLAQEYAAAKDARGVLDFADQVAGALEIIEATPVVAENLREQFRVVLLDEYQDTSVIQTQLLSAIFHDHPVMAVGDPFQSIYGWRGASADNLDAFAAAFARESEASNYSLMISWRNDTSILRAANALLDPLRQQSTITVGELDARPGAKDGTIECCFEESIDDEADAVAAWFRDSRAAHRAATGTEQTGAILFRAKKHMQTFAEALSRHGVPHRILGLGGLLSTPEVLDVVCALRVISDPTQGSALIRLLVGPRFAVGVADMAALHSLASTLSQRDESLGKLSDDMIAKLRGSAGADEQLSIVDALEFIRAVNADHGLLRDFTVEGRARLKEAGAMFERLRRGAGTSIPEVIRQIELELRLDVELAANESRGPARIALTQLRAFVDEVRSFLAADDRGTISSLLAWLDHAEETDELMPRTEPPEPGVVQLLTIHGSKGLEWDAVAVVRLVADELPKTGGTMGWLAFGTLPYVFRGDRAALPQLDLRVDETTTTKVINDAVKAFKEAERDHQEKEERRLAYVAVTRARSSLMLSGSFWGGQSRPRKPSRYLAEMLTALGREGDMPPNEPEGENPAGAEGRTLQWPLDPLGSRRPRVEEAAAVVRDAPPAEKDGVIALLLAEREARSRTVNVTPPTRIPASRFKDYVTAFDATTADVLRPMPERPYRQTRIGTLFHQWVEQRSGLVATATSLDDGAWERDDETEMTTVAREDEERLNELRAIFLASEWADLQPIAVETEVNYLFEPGEGAQSHIIICKLDAVYRRDDRGGRIEIVDWKTGKPPVTKKERDERMLQLAQYRLAYHKAHGVPLDDIDAALFYVGDNLILREDHPTSEADLKKRWLAALDQRATADAVAEPVAAG, from the coding sequence GCAGCGCGACGAAATCCTCGGCCTTACGTTCACGCGCAAGGCAGCGGGTGAGCTGGCCGAGCGCATCATGGCACGCCTGGCACGTATCGATGAGTTCAAACGTCGTGGCCTGCTCGCGCACCTCCCCGAAATCGTCGAACTACGCTTTCTCGATCACGTTGAGCAGCGAGATTTTACGCGCGCTCTCGACAGCCTCGCCGACCGATACCAGACCGGCTACGGCCCGGCGAATTCTGATATCTCCGATGACATGCTGTTGCGCCCACGCGTTGCTACCTACAACTCGTTTGCCGACTCCATCGTGCGAGAAAACGCCGCACGTATCGGCCGCGATAGTGAGGCAGCGCTGTTGTCGACGGCCGGATCGTGGCTGCTTGCTCGTAGCGTCGTGGTGCGCTCGAGCGACGCCCGTCTCGCCGAGGCCGATCGCGCATTCAGCACCATCGTAAATACGGTGCAGAAGCTTGCAGGAGATGCGCTCGACCACCGCGCTGACCTCACCGCGGTGGCCAAGTACTCCGAGGCGACAGCCGAAGCACTTCGTCCCATCATCACGGCGAAAACGTCCGACCCAGCGAAGGGAATTGAAGCGCTGTCAGCGATGCCGCTGCTGGCGCGGCTGGCACAGGAATATGCCGCAGCGAAAGATGCCCGCGGCGTCCTCGACTTCGCCGATCAGGTCGCCGGTGCGCTCGAGATCATCGAAGCCACACCCGTCGTTGCAGAGAACCTGCGAGAGCAGTTTCGCGTCGTCCTTCTCGATGAATACCAAGACACATCCGTCATCCAGACTCAGCTCCTGAGCGCGATTTTCCACGATCACCCCGTGATGGCAGTCGGCGACCCGTTCCAATCGATCTATGGGTGGCGCGGCGCCAGCGCAGATAACCTCGACGCCTTCGCTGCCGCCTTCGCGCGAGAGAGCGAAGCGAGCAACTACTCGCTCATGATCTCGTGGCGCAACGACACGTCGATTCTGCGTGCTGCTAACGCGCTGCTTGACCCGTTGCGTCAGCAGAGCACCATCACTGTTGGCGAACTCGATGCCAGGCCAGGGGCGAAAGACGGAACCATCGAGTGCTGTTTTGAAGAGAGCATCGACGACGAAGCCGATGCCGTGGCCGCGTGGTTCCGCGACTCCCGTGCCGCACACCGCGCAGCTACAGGCACCGAACAAACCGGCGCCATCCTGTTCCGGGCGAAAAAACACATGCAGACGTTTGCGGAGGCGCTCAGCCGCCATGGCGTGCCACACCGCATCCTCGGTCTCGGCGGGTTGCTTTCCACACCCGAAGTGCTTGACGTGGTGTGTGCGCTGCGCGTCATATCTGACCCCACGCAGGGCTCAGCCCTCATTCGCCTTCTGGTTGGCCCGCGCTTCGCCGTTGGTGTTGCCGACATGGCGGCACTGCATTCCCTGGCCTCGACGCTGTCGCAGCGTGATGAGTCGCTCGGCAAGCTCTCTGACGACATGATTGCGAAGTTGCGGGGCTCTGCCGGTGCCGACGAACAGCTCTCCATCGTTGACGCTCTTGAGTTCATCCGCGCCGTGAATGCCGACCATGGGCTGCTGCGTGACTTCACGGTCGAAGGGCGCGCACGCCTCAAGGAGGCCGGCGCGATGTTCGAGCGCCTACGCCGCGGTGCGGGGACGTCGATTCCTGAGGTCATTCGTCAGATTGAGCTTGAACTCCGCCTCGATGTGGAACTCGCGGCCAACGAATCACGCGGCCCTGCTCGCATCGCACTGACCCAGTTGCGGGCGTTTGTCGATGAGGTGCGCAGCTTCCTGGCAGCAGATGACCGCGGCACGATTTCTTCGCTCCTGGCGTGGCTTGATCACGCAGAAGAAACCGATGAACTCATGCCGCGCACCGAACCACCCGAGCCCGGGGTCGTGCAATTGCTCACGATTCACGGTTCCAAAGGCCTGGAGTGGGACGCTGTTGCGGTGGTACGTCTCGTCGCGGACGAACTGCCCAAGACCGGCGGAACCATGGGCTGGCTCGCATTCGGAACCCTGCCGTACGTGTTCCGGGGCGACCGCGCTGCCCTGCCGCAACTCGACCTGCGAGTTGACGAAACGACCACCACCAAGGTCATCAACGATGCTGTGAAGGCTTTTAAAGAGGCGGAGCGGGATCATCAGGAGAAGGAGGAGCGCCGTCTGGCGTATGTCGCGGTGACCCGTGCACGTAGTTCGCTCATGCTCTCCGGATCCTTCTGGGGAGGGCAATCGCGGCCGCGCAAGCCGAGCCGCTATCTGGCCGAAATGTTGACGGCGCTGGGGCGAGAGGGCGACATGCCGCCAAACGAGCCCGAGGGGGAGAACCCGGCCGGAGCAGAAGGGCGCACGCTGCAGTGGCCGCTTGACCCACTCGGTAGCCGCCGCCCGCGGGTCGAGGAAGCCGCCGCCGTGGTGCGCGACGCACCCCCAGCGGAGAAAGATGGTGTGATTGCGCTCCTGCTGGCTGAGCGTGAGGCGCGCTCGCGCACTGTCAACGTCACACCGCCGACACGCATCCCCGCGTCACGGTTCAAGGACTACGTGACCGCGTTTGATGCGACGACGGCCGACGTCTTGCGGCCGATGCCCGAGCGCCCGTACCGGCAGACGCGAATCGGCACGCTGTTTCACCAGTGGGTTGAGCAGCGCTCGGGTCTGGTTGCGACGGCCACATCGCTGGACGATGGCGCATGGGAACGAGACGACGAGACCGAAATGACGACCGTGGCTCGGGAAGATGAGGAGCGCCTCAATGAGTTGCGCGCCATCTTCCTGGCAAGCGAATGGGCTGACCTGCAACCCATTGCCGTTGAGACCGAGGTCAACTACCTTTTCGAGCCAGGAGAAGGCGCGCAATCCCACATCATCATCTGCAAGCTCGACGCCGTCTATCGCCGTGATGACCGTGGCGGTCGCATTGAAATTGTGGACTGGAAGACAGGCAAGCCACCCGTCACAAAGAAAGAACGCGACGAACGCATGCTGCAACTCGCGCAGTATCGCCTTGCCTATCACAAGGCCCACGGTGTGCCGCTTGACGACATTGACGCTGCGCTGTTCTACGTCGGCGACAACCTCATTCTGCGCGAAGATCATCCGACAAGCGAGGCCGACCTCAAGAAGCGGTGGCTCGCCGCTCTCGACCAACGCGCGACTGCGGACGCCGTGGCAGAACCAGTCGCCGCAGGTTAG
- a CDS encoding phosphotransferase — MARSPLTLAASVSAALPGAEATRVQLLTTHSGGRNDSAVVTLSDGRAVVVRIPADEATASELATEALALRALTDGARALADFTIPEFLGSAATPPSRAFVTTFVAGYQVDTAHIPSGPGVAHSLGATLAQVHALPTSIVRNAGLPARTAQEVRAALEKVVEEASATGRVPVRLMVRWRDAIKDDALWQFQPTITLGGADALAFVYRDVDDVPTVSGVIDWHGLSIGDPAVDLQFLQTAPEAADSVLDAYRARAARAGDEYLRARARLHAELEFARWLLHGRDSHDDTIMDDAGAMLDTLAENVREEDLMPLDDKIALDDALAAMSNLPERTPVGDTSMHTDTYDPEELAFSGVSLSELDTSVDPARESRLRAAAPDTQALSREELMAADADMRAPHAPDNTTGAIAATPAEDLPFGLEPISEDDDANATQPLSPEALAVITNDQEEAARAARAAIDRWKTGPL; from the coding sequence ATGGCTCGCTCACCTCTCACTCTAGCCGCGTCCGTCAGCGCCGCCCTTCCGGGTGCTGAGGCCACGAGGGTGCAGCTGCTGACGACTCATTCCGGCGGCCGCAATGATTCGGCGGTCGTGACGTTATCCGATGGTCGCGCGGTTGTTGTTCGTATTCCTGCCGATGAAGCGACGGCCAGCGAGCTCGCCACCGAAGCACTCGCCCTCCGCGCACTGACTGACGGCGCACGCGCCCTCGCAGACTTCACGATTCCGGAATTTCTTGGTTCCGCCGCTACCCCTCCCTCGCGTGCCTTCGTGACCACTTTCGTTGCCGGCTACCAGGTCGACACTGCGCACATTCCTTCCGGGCCCGGTGTCGCGCACTCGCTCGGTGCCACGCTCGCGCAGGTGCACGCGCTTCCGACGTCAATCGTGCGAAATGCTGGCCTCCCGGCTCGCACCGCACAAGAAGTTCGCGCAGCGCTCGAAAAGGTTGTCGAAGAGGCGTCTGCGACCGGTCGCGTTCCGGTGCGACTCATGGTGCGGTGGCGCGACGCGATCAAGGACGATGCGCTGTGGCAGTTCCAGCCCACGATCACTCTGGGCGGTGCGGATGCCCTTGCGTTCGTCTACCGCGACGTTGATGATGTGCCCACCGTGTCGGGCGTCATCGACTGGCACGGCCTGAGCATCGGCGATCCGGCGGTTGACCTCCAGTTTTTGCAAACGGCACCGGAAGCCGCCGACTCTGTGCTCGATGCCTATCGTGCCCGAGCGGCGCGTGCTGGTGACGAGTATCTTCGTGCCAGGGCACGTCTGCACGCCGAGCTCGAGTTTGCCCGATGGCTGCTACATGGTCGTGATTCTCACGACGACACGATCATGGACGATGCCGGCGCGATGCTCGACACGCTCGCGGAGAACGTGCGTGAAGAAGACCTCATGCCGCTCGACGACAAGATCGCACTCGACGATGCGCTCGCTGCGATGTCGAACCTGCCTGAGCGCACGCCCGTGGGCGACACGTCCATGCACACCGACACGTATGACCCGGAAGAACTCGCGTTCTCGGGAGTCTCGCTGTCAGAACTGGACACCAGCGTTGATCCTGCCCGCGAGTCTCGGCTGCGCGCGGCTGCTCCTGACACGCAGGCGTTGAGCCGCGAAGAACTGATGGCAGCCGACGCTGACATGCGTGCGCCCCACGCGCCAGACAACACAACGGGTGCAATTGCGGCGACGCCCGCGGAAGATCTGCCGTTTGGTTTGGAACCCATTAGCGAAGACGACGACGCGAACGCGACGCAGCCGCTCTCCCCCGAAGCCCTCGCGGTCATCACGAATGATCAGGAAGAGGCGGCACGCGCCGCCCGTGCTGCCATCGACCGCTGGAAGACCGGCCCGCTCTAA
- the nudC gene encoding NAD(+) diphosphatase, with translation MRTEKFLPPLARSVLDRAAERRMQDDLIEALREDPATRVIVIRGDETLFSTAGTLAARSPFAVDGEATWGFLGTANGLNYLVCVPAEGTTVDDIGGEWESLRVRGGDVSDFDAGVFVEALSLARWYVEAPFCAFCGSATTLKQAGWMRECTSCGRQHFPRTDPAIIVAVVDGDRILLGSNALWSSNRFSCFAGFVEAGESLEAAVHREVAEEAGVAVHGVRYFGSQAWPYPRSLMLGFFADVTAADAAHADGEEILEVRWFTKVDILASYAGESDVILPGSASIAYALLQSWAQS, from the coding sequence ATGCGTACCGAAAAGTTCTTGCCGCCGCTCGCGCGATCCGTTCTTGATCGTGCTGCCGAGCGTCGTATGCAGGATGATCTGATCGAGGCGCTCCGAGAGGACCCGGCGACGCGCGTCATCGTGATCCGCGGCGATGAGACGTTGTTCTCCACCGCAGGAACATTGGCCGCGCGATCGCCGTTCGCCGTCGACGGTGAAGCAACGTGGGGTTTCTTGGGAACAGCGAACGGTCTGAACTACCTGGTGTGTGTGCCGGCGGAGGGAACCACCGTCGACGATATCGGCGGCGAATGGGAGAGTCTGCGCGTCCGCGGCGGCGATGTTTCCGACTTCGACGCGGGGGTTTTTGTTGAGGCGCTCAGCCTCGCACGCTGGTACGTGGAAGCACCTTTTTGCGCCTTTTGTGGTTCCGCCACCACCCTCAAGCAGGCGGGGTGGATGCGGGAATGCACGTCGTGTGGGCGGCAACACTTTCCGCGCACCGACCCGGCCATCATCGTTGCCGTGGTGGACGGCGACCGCATTCTGCTCGGCAGTAATGCGCTGTGGTCAAGCAATCGGTTCTCCTGTTTTGCTGGTTTCGTGGAGGCGGGCGAGTCGCTTGAGGCCGCTGTTCACCGTGAGGTCGCTGAAGAAGCGGGCGTCGCCGTGCACGGCGTGCGCTACTTCGGTTCGCAGGCATGGCCCTACCCGCGCTCGCTCATGCTCGGCTTCTTTGCTGATGTGACGGCGGCGGATGCCGCGCACGCCGACGGCGAAGAGATTCTTGAAGTGCGATGGTTCACGAAGGTGGACATCCTGGCGTCGTATGCCGGCGAGTCCGATGTGATCCTGCCAGGCTCAGCGTCGATCGCGTACGCCCTGCTGCAGTCGTGGGCGCAGTCGTGA
- a CDS encoding ATP-dependent helicase, producing the protein MSVLDDLDDEQRLAAGTLRGPVCVMAGAGTGKTRVITRRIAHGVDTGAYSPGRMMAVTFTSKAAGEMRGRLRQLGVPGVSARTFHSAALSQLNYFWPQVSGGENAPSIIDNKVRLLAHAADGIGMSLSTPALRDIASEIEWRKVQMLTVSQYAATGRSAAHLSTEAMTRVQHAYEKLKDERRQLDFEDVLLACAGMIEAEPRVATAVREQYRHFTVDEYQDVSPLQHHLLKLWLGERRDICVVGDASQTIFSFAGADNRYLLDFGREYPDATVVKLERNYRSDGAILAVANDLMRGREGALTLTPAALTESPLPVVTAYDTEHDEAVGVAVAIRKQIQQGVSPSSIAVLYRAQAQSAPLLQALAAQGVACTVMGGRRFFDLPEVRSAVLKLRGAAVAPNNHGFLPTVRTVLAEDGLTETPPDAGGALRDAWEARRALLRLAEDAPPGTTLSTFAEELLARSKDQHEPVLQTVTLATMHAAKGLEWDHVHSVGWSEGLLPIAYAQGFDAVDEERRLAYVAVTRAARTLALSWARGEGRQRRSPSRFLQEIGSRSLRAVGNAARVAGSSR; encoded by the coding sequence GTGAGCGTTCTTGACGACCTTGATGATGAGCAACGCCTTGCCGCCGGAACCCTGCGCGGCCCGGTGTGCGTCATGGCGGGTGCTGGTACCGGCAAGACACGCGTGATCACGCGCCGCATCGCGCACGGCGTTGACACAGGCGCTTATAGCCCCGGCCGCATGATGGCCGTGACCTTCACCTCGAAGGCCGCTGGCGAAATGCGCGGCCGCCTCCGCCAATTGGGAGTGCCGGGAGTTTCCGCGCGCACGTTCCACTCCGCCGCGCTGTCACAGCTCAACTACTTTTGGCCGCAAGTGTCTGGCGGCGAAAACGCGCCAAGCATTATCGACAACAAGGTTCGGCTGTTGGCGCATGCGGCCGACGGCATCGGTATGTCATTGAGTACTCCGGCCCTTCGAGACATTGCGAGTGAGATCGAATGGCGCAAGGTGCAGATGCTCACGGTCAGCCAATATGCCGCGACCGGTCGGAGCGCCGCGCACTTGTCGACCGAAGCGATGACTCGGGTGCAGCACGCATACGAGAAGTTGAAAGACGAACGCCGCCAGTTGGATTTCGAAGATGTGCTCTTGGCATGCGCGGGGATGATTGAGGCGGAACCACGTGTCGCCACCGCGGTTCGTGAGCAGTATCGACACTTCACCGTTGACGAGTACCAGGACGTCTCCCCGTTGCAACACCACCTGCTGAAGCTCTGGCTGGGGGAGCGGCGCGACATTTGCGTCGTGGGCGATGCAAGCCAGACGATCTTCTCGTTTGCGGGTGCGGACAACCGCTACCTGCTCGACTTTGGTCGGGAGTACCCCGATGCCACCGTCGTCAAGTTGGAGCGTAACTACCGTTCGGACGGCGCCATTCTTGCCGTCGCGAACGATCTGATGCGCGGACGCGAAGGCGCGTTGACTTTGACGCCAGCGGCATTGACCGAATCGCCCCTTCCCGTGGTCACGGCGTACGACACCGAGCATGACGAGGCGGTCGGTGTGGCCGTGGCGATTCGCAAGCAGATTCAGCAGGGTGTGTCGCCGTCATCGATTGCAGTGTTGTATCGCGCACAGGCCCAGTCCGCACCCCTTCTGCAGGCGCTGGCTGCGCAGGGTGTTGCGTGCACGGTCATGGGAGGGCGTCGTTTCTTCGACCTGCCAGAAGTGCGAAGCGCGGTGCTCAAACTGCGCGGTGCCGCTGTCGCCCCAAACAACCATGGCTTCCTCCCCACGGTTCGCACGGTGCTCGCAGAGGATGGTCTGACGGAGACCCCACCCGATGCAGGCGGCGCACTTCGCGATGCGTGGGAGGCTCGCCGAGCCCTGCTCCGGTTGGCCGAGGACGCACCGCCCGGAACCACGCTGTCGACGTTTGCTGAGGAGCTGCTTGCGCGCAGTAAAGACCAGCATGAGCCTGTTCTGCAGACGGTGACGCTGGCGACGATGCACGCCGCGAAGGGTCTGGAATGGGACCACGTGCACAGCGTGGGATGGTCAGAGGGCCTTCTCCCTATTGCCTATGCGCAGGGATTCGACGCCGTCGACGAGGAGCGTCGATTGGCATACGTCGCCGTTACGCGAGCTGCGCGGACGCTGGCGCTATCGTGGGCCCGTGGCGAAGGACGACAGCGTCGTTCGCCCTCTCGTTTCCTGCAGGAGATTGGCAGCCGCAGTCTGCGTGCGGTTGGTAACGCCGCACGCGTGGCGGGTTCCAGTCGGTGA
- a CDS encoding zinc-dependent metalloprotease, translating to MADNDSPGPEDFEELLRQLFGGNMGAIDPEQIQRLTGGSVDPAMLQQMMSNLQGAFMGAAGGADDGNVINWDAAQRQALHIANQSGLGITAGQRTDLDQAFSLANLWLSDATTIAELTQPAKTLTRGEWVEHTMPVWQELAEPVATSITGSLMTVLDEQTPEEMKGIVAGAGRVMRSLGGSLYASQLGQVIGRLSTEVAAGGDVGFPLLPDGEAAILPQNFADFSSGLEVADDQLALYLGTRELAHARLFRHAKWLRLHVISQITELARGVAVDTERLEEIARDFDPSQADQLGEILQSGGLLRPDSPEQEAARSRLENLLATVEGWVEVVTTDATSRLPEAVRISEAVRRRRAVGNPAEKALGALVKLELRPRRLREAAAMWRAVTDAVGIAARDALWDYPDFMPTADDIDDPSALIARLQARLRGDEPVRDEMDDALAKLLAGDDTTLIEGEDGTITPRDTEPPADENGAEEPPEGPRPV from the coding sequence GTGGCAGATAACGATTCTCCCGGCCCCGAAGACTTTGAGGAACTCCTGCGCCAGCTTTTTGGCGGCAATATGGGGGCCATCGACCCGGAGCAGATTCAACGTTTGACGGGCGGGTCGGTTGACCCCGCCATGTTGCAGCAGATGATGAGCAACCTTCAGGGCGCCTTTATGGGTGCTGCTGGCGGTGCCGACGATGGCAATGTCATCAACTGGGACGCCGCGCAGCGTCAGGCGTTGCACATCGCGAACCAGAGTGGTCTCGGCATTACGGCCGGCCAGCGCACCGATCTCGACCAGGCGTTTTCACTCGCCAACCTCTGGCTTTCTGACGCCACCACGATTGCCGAGCTGACGCAGCCGGCAAAGACGCTGACCCGTGGCGAATGGGTCGAACACACCATGCCTGTGTGGCAAGAGCTTGCCGAGCCTGTTGCGACCAGCATCACCGGCTCGCTCATGACGGTGCTTGATGAGCAGACCCCCGAAGAGATGAAGGGCATTGTTGCTGGCGCTGGCCGCGTCATGCGTTCGCTCGGCGGGTCGCTCTACGCCAGCCAGCTCGGGCAGGTCATCGGCCGGCTCTCCACCGAAGTGGCCGCTGGTGGCGACGTGGGGTTCCCGCTCCTCCCCGATGGCGAAGCAGCAATCCTCCCCCAAAACTTTGCGGACTTTAGTTCAGGCCTCGAAGTAGCTGACGATCAGCTCGCGCTCTATCTCGGTACCAGAGAGCTCGCGCACGCGCGCCTGTTCCGGCACGCGAAATGGCTACGACTCCACGTCATCTCTCAAATCACGGAGCTTGCTCGCGGCGTTGCCGTCGACACCGAACGTCTGGAAGAAATCGCACGCGACTTCGATCCGTCGCAGGCGGATCAGCTCGGCGAAATCCTGCAGTCTGGCGGACTCTTACGGCCAGACTCCCCCGAGCAGGAGGCCGCACGCTCGCGCCTCGAGAACCTGTTGGCCACGGTCGAGGGCTGGGTCGAGGTGGTCACCACCGACGCGACCTCACGTCTGCCTGAAGCAGTGCGCATTAGCGAAGCCGTGCGTCGACGCCGCGCGGTGGGAAACCCAGCGGAAAAGGCCCTCGGAGCCCTCGTCAAGCTTGAGCTTCGCCCACGGCGTCTGCGTGAAGCCGCAGCGATGTGGCGCGCCGTCACCGACGCGGTCGGCATTGCCGCGCGCGACGCTCTGTGGGACTACCCCGACTTCATGCCCACCGCCGACGACATCGACGATCCTTCGGCGCTGATTGCGCGTCTGCAGGCGCGCCTGCGTGGGGACGAGCCCGTGCGAGACGAAATGGATGACGCACTCGCGAAGCTCCTGGCTGGTGACGACACCACGCTGATCGAAGGCGAAGACGGAACCATCACGCCGCGCGATACGGAGCCGCCTGCTGACGAGAATGGTGCGGAGGAGCCGCCCGAGGGCCCGCGCCCCGTCTGA
- a CDS encoding PDZ domain-containing protein has product MIPTYESGQPIAVTAAADEQLGSARRRKRTLTGIVALTVAIICLFLASLLPSGFVIRQPGPVVNTLGEVQDTDGNEVALIEMPADVETFETSGTLSLTTVQIVGNRESTPNWFQLAQAWFDPSKAVVTIDSVFPPNQTSEQRQEQDSLMMANSQHDATAAALIELGYDVPIELQIGDVQEDGASAGKLEAGDVINGINGTPMASVLDMRAEIAKGNGADVTVNITRDGVTQDVVITPVKGDADGEVIWMIGVSAGPAYDFPFDVTIMLENIGGPSAGMIFALGIIDTLTPGEMTGGESIAGTGTINYAGEVGPIGGIQQKMRGALSAGAEYFLAPQANCSEVVGHVPNGLTVVKVSTLDEARDAVETIGVGNEVEIASLPACSVK; this is encoded by the coding sequence GTGATCCCCACGTATGAGTCTGGGCAGCCTATTGCTGTCACCGCTGCCGCCGATGAGCAGCTGGGTTCTGCGCGCCGCCGCAAGCGCACGCTGACGGGCATCGTTGCCCTGACCGTCGCAATCATTTGCCTCTTCCTCGCGAGCCTGCTGCCTTCTGGTTTCGTCATCCGTCAGCCTGGCCCCGTCGTCAACACGCTGGGTGAAGTGCAAGACACTGACGGCAACGAGGTCGCGCTTATCGAGATGCCCGCAGACGTCGAAACGTTTGAGACCAGCGGAACCTTGAGCCTCACGACCGTGCAGATCGTTGGCAACCGGGAAAGCACGCCCAACTGGTTCCAACTCGCGCAAGCATGGTTTGACCCAAGCAAAGCCGTCGTCACAATCGATTCGGTGTTCCCACCGAACCAGACAAGCGAACAGCGTCAGGAACAAGACTCGCTGATGATGGCGAACTCGCAGCATGACGCGACGGCTGCCGCCCTCATCGAACTCGGTTATGACGTTCCGATCGAGCTGCAAATCGGCGACGTGCAGGAAGACGGTGCGTCTGCTGGCAAGCTCGAAGCGGGCGACGTCATCAACGGCATTAACGGCACACCGATGGCTTCTGTGCTCGATATGCGTGCAGAGATTGCCAAGGGCAACGGTGCCGATGTCACGGTAAACATCACGCGCGACGGAGTGACGCAAGACGTCGTGATCACCCCGGTCAAGGGCGACGCTGACGGTGAAGTGATCTGGATGATCGGTGTGAGCGCGGGCCCGGCATATGACTTCCCGTTTGACGTCACGATCATGCTGGAAAACATCGGTGGCCCGAGCGCTGGCATGATTTTTGCCCTGGGCATCATCGACACCTTGACACCGGGGGAGATGACTGGAGGCGAGTCTATTGCCGGCACCGGAACCATCAACTACGCGGGTGAAGTGGGGCCGATTGGTGGCATTCAGCAGAAGATGCGCGGAGCGCTCAGCGCTGGTGCCGAGTACTTTCTCGCTCCCCAAGCCAATTGCAGCGAAGTGGTCGGCCATGTGCCGAACGGCTTGACCGTAGTCAAGGTGTCGACACTAGACGAAGCCCGCGACGCCGTCGAGACTATTGGTGTGGGCAACGAGGTTGAGATCGCCAGCCTCCCGGCCTGCTCGGTGAAGTAA